A genomic stretch from Plasmodium reichenowi strain SY57 chromosome 2, whole genome shotgun sequence includes:
- a CDS encoding transmission-blocking target antigen s230, whose amino-acid sequence MKKIITLKNLFLIILVYIFIEKKDLRCNVIKGNNIKDDEDKRLHLFYYSHNLFKTPERKEKKNKKEYVSKNGDIYNLSKEITMRKDTSVKIKQRTCPFHKEGSSFEMGSKNITCFYPIVGKKERKTLDTIIIKKNVTNDHFVSSNMHSNVQERNMILIRNIDKENKNDIQNVEEKIQRDTYENEDYESDDKLIEWFDDNTNEENFLLTFLKRCLMKIFPSPKKKKTVVQKKHKSNFFINSSLKYIYMYLTPSDSFNLVRRNRNLDEEDMSPRDNFVIDDEEEEEEEEEEEEEEEEEEEEEEEEEEEEEYDDYVYEESRDETEEPLQEEQHEEVAAESSEESFNDEEEDYVETQDGDMIRVDEYYEDQDSDTYDSTIKNEDADEEVGEEEGEYVDTYEDEKESQGEIYRVGDEEEKDEGGESVTYEKSEIDKTDLFKFIEGGEGDDVYKVDSSKLLLDDDTISRVSKKHAVRDGEEGEDVEEGEDEESVIKIIRSVLQSGALPSVGVDELDKIDLSYETTESGDTAVSEDSYDKYASNNTNKEYVCDFTDQLKPTESSPKVKKCELKVNEPLIKVKIICPLKGSVEKLYDNIEYAPKKSPYVVLTKEETKLKENLLSKLIYGLLISPTVNEKENNFKEGVIEFTLPPVVQKTTVFYFICDNSKTEDDSKKGNRGIVEVHVEPYGNKINGCAFLDEDEEEEEKYGDQVVEDEHNEKIKMKTFFTQNIYKKNIIYPCYMKLYSGDVGGIMFPKNIKSTTCFEEMIPYNKEIKWNKEKKSLTNLVNNSVIYNKEMNAKYFNVQYVHIPTSYKDTLNLFCTIILKDEESNLNSNSYLVYVSINEELNFSLLDFYESFVPIKKTIQVAQKNGNNKEHDYTCDFTDKLDKTIPSTVDGKKLFICRKHLKEFDTFTLKCNVNKIQYPNMEIFPKTLKDKKEVLKLDLDIQYNMFSKFYKFNTENSKYLNLYPYYLIFPFNHIGKKELKNNPTYKNHKDVKYFEQSSILSPLSSSDSLGKLLNFLDTQETICLTEKIRYLNLTINELESDNNTFSVTFQVPPYIDIKEPFYFMFGCNNNKGEGNIGIVELLISKQEEKIKGCNFHESKLDYFNKNISSDTDECTLHAYENDIIGFNCLETTHSNEAESDDGTEISLQPENCFNNVYKGLNSVDITTILKNAQTYNINNKKTPTFLKIPQYNLLEDVEISCKCTIEQVVKKIKVIIMKSDTVLLKREVQSESTLDDKIYKCEHENFINPRVNKTFDQNVEYTCNIKIENFFNYIQIFCPAKDLGIYKNIQMYYDTIKPTRVPQFKKFNNEELHKLIPNSEMLHKTKEMLILYNEEKVDLLHFYVFLPIYIKDIYEFNIVCDNSKSTWKNQLGGKVIYHITVSRREQKVKGCSFNDEHAHMFSDNKTNVKNCIIDAKPKDIIGFVCPSGTLKLTNCFKDAIIHSNLTNINHILYLKNNLANFTYKHQFNYMEIPTLMDNDISFKCICVDLKKKKYNIKSPLGPKVLRALYKKLNIKFDKYVTGTDQNKYLMTYMDLYLSHKRNYLNELFNDLDKKKPAETDSNPESIIESLSINESNESGPFPTGDVDAEHLILEGYDTWESLYDEQLEEIIYNDIESLELKDIEQYVLQVNLKAPKLMMSAKINKNKHVCDFSRNNLIVPESLKKKEELGSNPVSIHCYALLKPLDILYVKCPTSKDNYEAAKANISESDNEYELQVISLIEKKFHNFEVLDSKNPGNGDVAHNGVVDTGPVLDNSTFEKYFKNIKIKPDKFFEKIIIKTDDTEEEKDFESILPGVIVSPMKILKKKDPFTSYAALVVPPIVPKDLHLKVECNNTEYKDENQYISGYNGIIHIDISNSDKKINGCDFSTNNSSILTSSVELVNGETKNCEININNNEIFGIICDNETNLDPEKCFHEIYDKDNINVKKFREVIPNIDIFSLHNSNKKKVAYAKIPLDYINKLSFSCSCKTSHTNTIGTMKVTLNKDEKEEEDFKTAQGIKHNNVHLCNFFDNPELTFDNNKIVLCKIDAELFSEVIIQLPIFGTKKVEGVQDEQYKKFSLKPSLVFDDNDNDIRVIGKEKNEVSISSALKGVYGNRIFTFDKNGKKGEGISFFIPPTKVDTDLKIIINETIDNSNIKQRGLIYIFVRKNVSENSFKLCDFTTGSTSLMELNSQVKEKKCSVKIKKGDIFGLKCPKGFAIFPQACFSNVLLEYYKSDYADSQHINYYIHKDKKYNLKPKDVIELMDENFRELQNIQQYTGISNITDMLHFKNFNLGNLPLNFKNHYSTTYAKVPDTFNSIITFSCHCYNPEKHVYGTMQVESDNRNIDNINKNENIIKNFLLPNIEKYALLLDDEEREKKQKNLKDQDETLTTHDDDFNKNHIYMLYDSNEHICDYEKNESLISTLPNDTKKIQKSICKINAKSLDVVTIKCPHTKNFTPKDYFSNSSLTTNDKKIVISFDKKNFVTYIDPTKKTFSLKDIYIQSFYGVTLDHLNQIKKIQEEWDDVHLFYPPHNVLHNVVLNNHIVKLSSALEGVLYMKSKVTTDETSTKKNTTLPSDGVSSILIPPYVKEDMTFHIFCGKSTTKKPNKNNTSLALIHIHISANRNIIHGCDFLYLEKHTNDSINNNSYSIFTHNKNTENNLICDISLIPKTVIGIKCPNKKLSPQTCFDEVYYVKEDDVPSKTITADKYNTFSKDKIENILKNAISINNPDQNDNTYTYLILPEIFEEELIDIKKVLACTCDNKYIIHMRIEKSTMDKIKIDEKKTIGKDICKYDVVTKVATCEIIDSIDSSTLKEHHTVHYSITLSRWDKLIIKYPTNEKTHFEKFFVNPFNLKDKVLYNYNKPINIEHILPGAITTDIYDTRTKIKQYILRIPPYVHKDIHFSLEFNNSLSLTKQNQNIIYGNVAKIFIHINQGYKEIHGCDFTGKYSHLFTYSKKPLPNDQDICNVTIGNNTFSGFACLSHFELKPNNCFSSIYDHNEANKVKKLFDLSTNVELDHIKQNTSGYTLSYIIFNKESTKLKFSCTCSSNYSNYTIQITFDPNYITPEPQSRAIIKYVDLKDKNFAKYLRKP is encoded by the coding sequence atgaagaaaattataacgCTGAAGAATCTATTCCTCATTATCCTGgtatacatatttatcGAGAAAAAAGACCTGCGTTGTAATGTGATAAAGggaaataatattaagGATGATGAAGATAAGAGATTgcatttattttattattccCACAACCTTTTTAAGACACCCgaaagaaaagaaaagaagaATAAGAAGGAGTACGTTTCTAAAAATGGtgatatttataatttatctAAAGAAATAACGATGAGAAAGGATACATctgtaaaaataaaacaaagAACATGTCCCTTTCATAAAGAAGGAAGTTCATTTGAAATGGGTTCAAAGAATATTACATGTTTTTATCCTATCGTAGGGAAGAAGGAAAGGAAGACACTGGACAcgattattataaaaaagaatgtAACAAATGATCATTTTGTTAGTAGTAATATGCATTCGAATGTACAAGAAAGGaatatgatattaataagaaatatagataaagaaaataaaaatgatatacaaaatgttgaggaaaaaatacaaaGGGATACGTACGAAAATGAAGATTACGAAAGTGATGATAAACTTATAGAATGGTTTGATgataatacaaatgaagaaaactttttattaacttttttaaaaaggtgcttgatgaaaatatttccttcacccaaaaaaaaaaaaactgtagtacaaaaaaaacataagtctaatttttttataaacagttcgttgaaatatatatatatgtatttaacCCCCTCGGATAGCTTTAACCTAGTACGTAGAAACAGAAATTTGGATGAGGAAGACATGTCTCCCAGGGATAATTTTGTAATAGATGATGAGGAAGAAGAGGAGGAggaagaagaagaagaagaggaagaagaagaagaagagGAAGAAGAAGAGGAGGAGGAGGAGGAGGAAGAATATGATGATTATGTTTATGAAGAAAGTAGGGATGAAACAGAAGAACCATTACAAGAGGAACAACACGAAGAAGTAGCTGCTGAATCTTCAGAAGAAAGTTTTAATGATGAGGAGGAAGATTATGTAGAAACACAGGATGGAGATATGATAAGAGTTGACGAATATTATGAAGACCAAGACAGTGATACTTATGATAgtacaataaaaaatgaagatgCAGATGAAGAGGTAGGTGAAGAAGAAGGTGAATATGTAGATACATATGaagatgaaaaagaaaGCCAAGGTGAAATATATCGAGTTGgtgatgaagaagaaaaagatgaaGGTGGAGAAAGTGTTACCTATGAAAAAAGCGAGATTGATAAAACAGATTTGTTTAAATTTATAGAAGGTGGTGAAGGAGATGATGTATATAAAGTGGATAGTTCCAAACTTTTATTAGATGATGATACAATTAGTAGAGTATCTAAAAAACATGCTGTACGAGATGGTGAAGAAGGAGAAGATGTTGAAGAAGGAGAAGATGAAGAAAGcgttataaaaataattagAAGTGTGTTACAAAGTGGTGCATTACCAAGTGTAGGTGTTGATGAGTTAGATAAAATCGATTTGTCATATGAAACGACAGAAAGTGGAGATACTGCTGTATCCGAAGATtcatatgataaatatgCATCTAATAATACAAACAAAGAATACGTTTGTGATTTTACAGATCAATTAAAACCAACAGAAAGTAGTCCTaaagtaaaaaaatgtGAACTAAAAGTGAATGAGCcattaataaaagtaaaaataatatgtcCATTAAAAGGTTCTGTAGAAAAActatatgataatatagAATATGCACCTAAAAAAAGCCCATATGTAGTTTTAACAAAAGAAGAAACTAAACTAAAAGAAAACCTTCTCTCGAAACTTATTTATGGTTTATTAATATCTCCGACTGTTAATGAAAAGGAGaataattttaaagaaGGAGTTATTGAATTTACCCTTCCCCCTGTGGTACAAAAGACAACagtattttattttatatgtgaTAATTCCAAAACAGAAGATGATAGCAAAAAAGGAAATAGAGGGATTGTAGAAGTGCATGTAGAACCATATggtaataaaattaatggATGTGCCTTCTTGGATgaagatgaagaagaagaagaaaaatatggTGATCAAGTTGTAGAAGATGAACATAATGAGAAGATAAAGATgaaaacattttttacccagaatatttataaaaaaaatattatttatccatgttatatgaaattatataGTGGAGATGTAGGTGGAATTATGTTTCctaagaatataaaatcaACAACTTGTTTTGAAGAGATGATACcttataataaagaaataaaatggaataaagaaaaaaaaagtttaaCTAACTTAGTTAATAATTCGgtgatatataataaagagaTGAATgcaaaatattttaatgttCAGTATGTTCATATTCCTACAAGTTATAAAGATacattaaatttattttgtactattatattaaaagacGAGGAAAGTAATCTAAATTCGAATTCTTATTTAGTATATGTAAGTATTaatgaagaattaaatTTCTCCCTTTTAGATTTTTATGAATCATTTGTGCCTATCAAAAAAACAATTCAAGTAGCTCAAAAGAatggaaataataaagaacaTGATTATACATGTGATTTTACCGATAAATTAGATAAAACTATTCCTTCTACTGTTGATgggaaaaaattatttatatgtagAAAGCATTTAAAAGAGTTTGATACATTCACATTAAAATGTaatgttaataaaattCAATATCCAAATATGGAAATATTTCCTAAAAcattaaaagataaaaaagaagTATTAAAATTAGATCTTgatatacaatataatatgtttagtaaattttataaattcaATACAGAGAATTCAAAgtatttaaatttatatccATATTATCTTATTTTTCCATTTAATCATATAGggaaaaaagaattaaaaaataatcctacatataaaaatcatAAAGATGTGAAATATTTTGAGCAATCATCAATATTATCTCCATTATCTTCATCTGATAGTTTAGggaaattattaaattttttagaTACCCAAGAGACAATTTGTCTTACtgaaaaaataagatatttaaatttaacTATTAATGAGTTAGAATCTGATAATAATACCTTTTCTGTAACATTTCAGGTTCCACCATATATAGATATTAAGGaacctttttattttatgtttggttgtaataataataaaggtGAAGGGAATATAGGAATTGttgaattattaatatctaaacaagaagaaaaaattaaaggaTGTAATTTCCATGAATCTAAATTAGATTATttcaataaaaatatttctagTGATACAGATGAATGTACATTGCATGCATatgaaaatgatattatagGATTTAATTGTTTAGAAACTACTCATTCTAATGAAGCTGAAAGTGATGATGGTACCGAAATATCGCTGCAACCTGAAAATTGTtttaataatgtatataaagGATTGAATTCTGTTGATATTACTActatattaaaaaatgcacaaacatataatataaataataagaaaacacctacatttttaaaaataccACAGTATAATTTATTAGAAGATGTCGAAATTAGTTGCAAATGTACTATTGAACAAGttgttaaaaaaataaaagtcattataatgaaaagtGATACagtattattaaaaagagAAGTGCAATCTGAATCTACATTAGATgacaaaatatataaatgtgaACATGAGAATTTTATTAATCCAAGAgtaaataaaacatttgATCAAAATGTAGAATATAcatgtaatataaaaatagaaaatttctttaattatattcaaatattttgtCCAGCCAAAGATCTTggtatttataaaaatatacaaatgtATTATGATACTATAAAACCTACAAGAGTACCacaatttaaaaaatttaataatgaagaattACATAAATTAATTCCTAACTCAGAAATGTTACataaaacaaaagaaatgttaattttatataatgaagaaaaagtggatttattacatttttatgtattcttaccaatatatataaaagacATATATGAGTTCAATATAGTATGTGATAATTCAAAATCAACCTGGAAAAATCAATTAGGAGGAAAAgttatatatcatattacTGTTTCAAGAAGAGAACAAAAAGTAAAAGGTTGTTCATTTAATGATGAGCATGCACATATGTTTAGTGATAATAAAACTAATGTAAAAAATTGTATTATAGATGCTAAACCTAAAGATATTATAGGTTTCGTTTGTCCCTCTGGTACTTTAAAATTAACAAATTGTTTTAAAGATGCAATAATACATTCAAATTTAACAAATATTAATCATATactttatttaaaaaataatctAGCAAACTTTACTTATAAACATcaatttaattatatggAAATACCAACTTTAATGGATAATgatatatcatttaaatgtatatgtgttgatctaaaaaaaaaaaaatataatatcaaaTCACCATTAGGACCTAAAGTTTTACGTGCtctttataaaaaattaaatataaaatttgaTAAATATGTTACTGGGACTgatcaaaataaatatcttATGACATATATggatttatatttatctcATAAACgtaattatttaaatgaactatttaatgatttagataaaaaaaaaccagCAGAAACAGATTCTAACCCTGAATCTATTATCGAATCTTTAAGTATCAATGAATCTAATGAATCCGGACCATTTCCAACGGGGGATGTAGATGCAGAACATTTAATATTAGAAGGATATGATACATGGGAAAGTTTATATGATGAACAATTagaagaaattatatataatgatattgAATCTTTAGAATTAAAAGATATTGAACAATATGTTTTACAAGTTAATTTAAAAGCTCCAAAATTAATGATGTCTGctaaaattaataaaaataaacatgTATGTGATTTCTCaagaaataatttaattgTACCAGaatcattaaaaaaaaaagaagaacTTGGTAGTAATCCAGTAAGTATTCATTGTTATGCTTTATTAAAACCTTtagatattttatatgtaaaatgTCCGACATCTAAAGATAATTATGAAGCTGCTAAAGCAAATATCTCTGAAAGTGATAATGAATATGAGTTACAGGTTATATCCTTAAtcgaaaaaaaatttcataATTTTGAAGTGTTAGATTCGAAGAATCCTGGAAATGGTGATGTAGCACATAATGGTGTTGTGGATACTGGACCTGTTTTAGATAATAGCACATTTGAAAAATactttaaaaatataaaaataaaaccagataaattttttgaaaaaattataattaaaacGGATGATACTGAAGAAGAAAAGGATTTCGAAAGTATATTACCTGGTGTGATTGTTAGTCctatgaaaatattaaaaaaaaaggatcCTTTTACATCATATGCTGCTTTGGTTGTTCCACCAATTGTTCCAAAAGATTTACATTTAAAAGTAGAATGTAATAATACAGAATATAAAGATGAAAATCAGTATATAAGTGGATATAATGGAATTATACATATTGATATATCGAATAGTGATAAGAAAATTAATGGATGTGATTTTTCTACAAACAATAGTTCTATATTAACATCAAGTGTAGAATTAGTAAATGGAGAAACTAAGAATTgtgaaataaatataaataataatgaaatatttgGAATCATATGTGATAATGAAACAAATTTAGATCCAGAAAAATGTTTTCatgaaatatatgataaagataatataaatgtaaaaaaatttcGTGAAGTTATACctaatatagatatattcTCATTACATAATTCTAATAAGAAAAAGGTTGCATATGCTAAAATACCTTTagattatattaataagtTATCGTTTTCTTGTTCATGTAAAACATCACATACAAATACAATAGGTACAATGAAAGTTACATTAaataaagatgaaaaagaagaagaagattTTAAAACAGCTCAAGGTattaaacataataatGTGCATTTATGTAATTTCTTTGATAATCCTGAATTAACgtttgataataataaaatagtTTTATGTAAAATAGATGCAGAGTTATTTTCAGAAGTAATTATACAATTACCAATATTTGGAACGAAGAAAGTGGAGGGAGTACAAGATGAACAATATAAGaaattttcattaaaaCCATCATTAGTTTTTGATGATAACGATAATGATATAAGAGTTAtaggaaaagaaaaaaatgaagtaTCTATTAGTTCAGCTTTAAAAGGGGTTTATGGAAATCGAATTTTTACCTTTGATAAAAATGGGAAAAAAGGAGAAGGAATTAGTTTTTTTATACCACCAACTAAAGTAGATACagatttaaaaattataattaatgaAACAATAGATAATTCGAATATTAAACAAAGAGgattaatatatatttttgttagGAAAAATGTATCAGAaaattcatttaaattatgTGATTTCACAACAGGTTCCACTTCATTAATGGAATTGAATAGTCAagtaaaagaaaaaaaatgtagtgttaaaattaaaaaaggaGATATTTTTGGATTGAAATGTCCTAAAGGTTTTGCTATATTTCCTCAAGCATGTTTTAGTAATGTCTTATtagaatattataaaagcGATTATGCAGATAGTCAacatattaattattatattcataaggataaaaaatataatttaaaacCTAAAGATGTTATTGAATTAATGGATGAAAATTTTAGAgaattacaaaatatacaaCAATATACAGGAATTTCAAATATTACTGATATGTTACATTtcaaaaattttaatttagGTAATTTACCACTGAATTTTAAAAATCATTATTCTACAACATACGCTAAAGTACCGGATACCTTTAATTCTATAATTACCTTTTCTTGTCATTGTTATAATCCAGAAAAACATGTTTATGGTACTATGCAAGTAGAGTCTGATAATCgtaatattgataatattaataaaaatgaaaatattataaaaaattttcttttacctaatatagaaaaatatgCACTACTATTAGATGATGAagaaagagaaaaaaaacaaaaaaatttaaaagatcAAGATGAGACTTTAACCACACATGATGAtgattttaataaaaatcatatatatatgttatatgattcaaatgaacatatatgtgattatgaaaaaaatgaatcaCTTATATCAACATTACCTAATGATAccaaaaaaatacaaaaaagtATTTGTAAGATTAATGCAAAATCATTAGATGTTGTTACAATTAAATGTCCTCatacaaaaaattttaCTCCTAAAGattatttttctaattCGTCCTTAACAActaatgataaaaaaattgtcattagttttgataaaaaaaattttgttaCTTACATTGATCctacaaaaaaaacattttctttgaaagatatatatatacaaagTTTTTATGGTGTTACACTTGATCATCTtaatcaaataaaaaaaatacaagaAGAATGGGATGATGTACATCTATTTTATCCTCCTCATAATGTATTACACAATGTTGTACTTAATAATCATATAGTAAAGTTATCATCAGCATTAGAAGGAGtgttatatatgaaatCCAAAGTTACTACAGATGAAACATctacaaaaaaaaacactACATTACCAAGTGATGGTGTATCAAGTATTTTAATTCCACCATATGTAAAGGAAGATATGacatttcatattttttgtgGGAAATCTACAACAAAAAAACCCAACAAAAATAACACATCTCTTGCACTTAttcatatacatatatcGGCAAAcagaaatattattcatgGATGTgatttcttatatttagAAAAACATACAAATGATtctattaataataattcgTATTCTATATTTacacataataaaaatacagagaataatttaatatgtGATATATCTTTAATTCCAAAAACTGTTATAGGAATTAAATGTcctaataaaaaattaagtCCACAAACATGTTTTGATGAAGTGTATTATGTTAAAGAAGATGATGTACCATCGAAAACAATAACAGcagataaatataatacatttagTAAAGAcaaaatagaaaatatattaaaaaatgcAATCTCTATTAATAATCCAGatcaaaatgataatacatatacttatttaatattaccAGAAATATTCGAAGAAGAATTAATCGATATCAAAAAAGTTTTGGCTTGCACAtgtgataataaatatataatacatatgaGAATAGAAAAAAGTACAATggataaaataaaaatagatgaaaaaaaaacgaTTGGTAAagatatatgtaaatatgaTGTTGTTACTAAAGTTGCTACTTGTGAAATTATTGATTCAATTGATTCGTCTACCTTAAAAGAACATCATACAGTACATTATTCTATTACATTATCAAGATGGGACAAacttattattaaatatccaacaaatgaaaaaacACATTTCgaaaaattttttgttaatccttttaatttaaaagataaagttttatataattataataaacCAATAAATATAGAACATATCTTACCAGGAGCGATTACAACAGATATATATGATACCAgaacaaaaattaaacaatatatattaagaatACCACCATATGTACATAAAGATATACATTTCTCATTAGAATTTAACAATAGCCTAAGTTTAACAAAAcaaaatcaaaatattatttatggAAATGTAGCcaaaatttttattcatataaatcaAGGATATAAAGAAATTCATGGATGTGATTTCACAGGAAAATATTCtcatttatttacatattcAAAAAAACCTTTACCAAATGATCAAGATATATGTAATGTAACTATAGGTAATAATACATTCTCAGGTTTTGCATGCTTAAGTCATTTCGAATTAAAACCAAATAATTGCTTCTCATCCATTTATGATCATAATGAAGCTAATAAagttaaaaaattattcgATTTATCCACAAATGTAGAATTAGACCATATCAAACAAAACACCTCAGGATATACTCTatcttatattatttttaataaagaatCCACAAAACTTAAATTCTCATGTACATGCTCATCTAACTATTCAAATTATACTATACAAATTACATTTGATCCTAATTATATAACTCCAGAACCTCAATCAAGAGCCATCATTAAATATGTAGATCTGaaagataaaaattttgCAAAATACTTGAGAAAGCCTTAA
- a CDS encoding phospholipase A2, putative: MSDDDDKIYIYSDLFSKNFSDDEKDDSYEREKQVYSGSETQNAENEYSKLRAQNSTILNNYFDNDNIKNVENLKSNDPDQIDLILFPVNKNYYMNLFDGQLIENIHSIKLRKAGFYAIYVENNNNSKWDGIYFGLSRMQVELDYKLITKKNKDGGEYEKRNASSYDNTESVQNTVGSEKEGTENKNEETSNYNSNLNNEVNKICKYNLDQTDILLDDSNSERRRNSKFKIKNTNYYDNLMLQNKYTNSLLYDDDDKNNTETYTCTFKTEDQIRVPSQKKKYIYLYNKYDNATLDLNVHTYMSLGMSILCKYSLLYCGKYNHIPRDPYTPFKKPVSILSLDGGGILTISTLLVLNRLETELRKEIGSDDIKLIDCFDMVCGTSAGGLISLALLREIDLQDVSNMWPSTIKKVFEGNRNIISGIFFEGYDVNNVKDVFLERMGNKFMSSYKKFYCFVTATDVKHKPYKLFLIRNYIHKYNSINAESYDGINKVPLWLAAWATASAPTYLKGPSGEDIKKLGINIKPEIHLVDGALKASNPALIALEECARLNNKNLSTFIKEDLDTLVSIGTGQVPTKLTQSGTSSKSASTFEILINSTHLLTRANDTHREVLQRLADRENTYFRFNVPHIGDIEIDSQDVRDFDLISKATQDYLFDEKFYEIKRLAHKLANNYIRSKYL, encoded by the exons atgAGTGATGACGATgataagatatatatatattctgATTTGTTCTCAAAAAATTTTAGTGATGATGAGAAAGATGATTCATATGAAAGAGAAAAACAAGTGTATAGTGGTAGTGAAACACAAAACGCGGAAAACGAATATTCTAAACTACGAGCGCAAAATTCTActatattaaataattattttgataatgataatataaaaaatgtagaaAATCTTAAATCTAATGATCCTGATCAAATTGATCTCATATTATTTCctgtaaataaaaattattatatgaatttattTGATGGACAATTAATTGAAAATATACATTCCATAAAACTAAGAAAAGCTGGATTTTATGCTATCTATGtggaaaataataacaat aGTAAATGGGATGGTATCTACTTTGGCTTGTCCAGAATGCAGGTGGAGTTAGATTACAAGCttataacaaaaaagaataagGATGGTGGCGAATATGAAAAGAGAAACGCTTCAAGTTATGATAATACAGAAAGTGTACAAAACACTGTAGGTAGTGAAAAAGAAGGAACTGAAAATAAGAATGAAGAAACAAGTAATTATAATTCgaatttaaataatgaagtaaataaaatatgtaaatataatttagATCAAACTGATATATTACTAGATGATAGTAATTCTGAGAGAAGAAGAAATAgtaaatttaaaataaaaaatactaattattatgataatttaatgttgcaaaataaatatacgaattctttattatatgatgatgatgataaaaataatacagAAACATATACATGTACGTTCAAAACAGAAGATCAAATAAGAGTCCCAtcccaaaaaaaaaagtacatatatttatataataaatatgataatgCAACACTAGATTTAAATGtgcatacatatatgtCTTTAGGCATGAGTATCTTATGTAAATATTCGTTGCTTTATTGTGGAAAGTATAATCATATCCCCAGGGACCCCTACACACCCTTTAAAAAACC AGTTTCCATTTTGTCGCTGGACGGAGGGGGAATATTGACCATATCAACATTACTTGTTTTAAACAGATTAGAAACGGAGCTACGAAAAGAAATAGGAAGTGACGacataaaattaatagATTGTTTTGATATGGTATGCGGTACAAGCGCCGGTGGTTTAATAAGTCTAGCTTTATTAAGAGAGATCGATTTACAGGATGTTAGTAATATGTGGCCAAGTACTATAAAAAAGGTTTTTGAAGGAAATCGAAATATAATAAGtggtatattttttgaagGATATGATGTAAATAATGTGAAAGATGTATTTTTGGAACGTATGGGAAATAAATTTATGtcttcatataaaaaattttattgtTTTGTAACAGCAACTGATGTAAAACATAAGCCctataaattatttttaattagaaattatatacataaatataattcaaTTAATGCAGAATCATATGATGGTATTAATAAAGTTCCTTTATGGCTAGCTGCATGGGCAACTGCTTCTGCACCAACATATTTAAAAGGACCAAGTGGAgaagatattaaaaagttgggaattaatataaaaccAGAAATACATTTAGTAGATGGTGCTTTAAAAGCAAGTAATCCAGCTTTGATTGCTTTAGAAGAATGTGCAAgattaaataataaaaatttatctACATTTATTAAAGAGGATTTAGATACATTAGTATCTATAGGGACTGGTCAGGTGCCTACTAAATTAACACAATCTGGTACAAGTAGTAAATCAGCTTCAACCtttgaaatattaattaattctACTCACTTATTAACAAGAGCAAATGATACTCATAGGGAAGTATTACAACGTTTAGCTGACCGAgaaaatacatattttagATTTAATGTTCCACATATAGGTGATATAGAAATAGATAGTCAGGATGTACGTGATTTTGATTTAATATCTAAGGCAACTCAagattatttatttgatgAAAAGTTTTATGAAATTAAAAGGTTAGCTCACAAGTTAGCAAATAATTACATACGTTCAAAATAtctataa